Genomic segment of Phycodurus eques isolate BA_2022a chromosome 13, UOR_Pequ_1.1, whole genome shotgun sequence:
CGGAACCCCCAATTAGAAGTGTTGAGATGAAAGATATTCTTCTCCCCAGTGCTTCCAACTGCCAGATGCACAGCAGATGAGCCGGTATTTCAGTCAGTCCAAATATAAACTGTGTCAGGAATATGTCCGAGCCAAAATTCCCCACGTTGAATGAAATGCAGTATAATGCAACGTTCAAtgagaacctggagaaaacaaCAAGAATATGATGGCGAACGGCCAAAATGGCACACAAACATAAGATAAatgacttcttttttgtttttatggttAATGGTCTTAAGTGTTACTGACATCAATTGTGTAATTGAACTTACCATGTAAATAATATGGCCAAGAAATACTTCCGAAGCACAGATGATTGGATAAGTATTAAAATGCAATCTGCACGGCACATAAAAACatatcagatttatttttctttgtagcTACCAAGGTTATGCCAATGTAATTTTGCcattatatttttgtgttgtaatcCACACAGACAGTGGGTTTCATTccacatattttcttttttcacacattttccaaCATTATGGCATGCATCGTATATTGGTGAATGccatgcgtatgtgtgtgtgtgtgtgtgggggggggggggttggtcaCACTGAAGCAAATTTGTTTGCGCCACTTCTGTTATTAGAAGGGATATGGAACGTCAATTAAAGGTctaaaaaggatttttttttttaaatatagatgAACTCTCTGTTTATAGTGTGTGACATCAACCAAAATCCTATGATCCAGTTGAAAGTCGATTTAATTGAAGTACTTTTACTGCAGGGTATGTGGTAGAAAACTGTACAATTTACAGCAATGTCTAATGCATGCATTGAAATGTTCATGGCTCCACTGTTCCAGCATTTGGGTGTAAATAACAAGATGTGCGTATAACAAGCGACACATTATACACGATAATTGCATAATCGAATTGTGGCGGTCAAGCGCACCTTTTCCAGAAGAGTGTCTGAAAATCTGCGTTTATTGATAGCTGCCACCTTCAAAAAGCAACTCTTTAGCCTCTTCTGTCCTCCCTCTGTCCAACAACCACCTGGCTGACTCTGGAACGAACCTGATTGTCATGTAAAAATATCGCGTTAATTACCACGGGCTATGAAAGTCCAAGAAATTGTTGATGCTCACCATATAGAAATAGCAATGGCTAAAAGCAGAGCTGCCGTTATGAGCTGAGCGACTCTCCATTCTCTGACAACATAGATCAGACCAGCAAGGATGGCCTGTCCAACTGCGCCACATATTTGAGTCGCGCATGCTCCCCACGACCTATTGGATGCACCGATTCCACTCTGTGGCTGTTACAGCagagaaacaaaacaagttcATTCATCAAACCGACCACACGCGATCATTAAAAGACCAATGAAGCGGGAGAGGctcttaaaaagaaaagtgtcatAGAATCCCTGATCACATTATTGGGTGTAACAGCACAATATACTGAGCTGCAATATACACTTATCAAAAATTCAACCTTTACAAAAAGAATAatgctgttttgtgtgtgtgtgtgtgtgtgtgtgtgtgtgtgggttgttgttgttttttaactttgctactaatttattgttttaattgtcttatgtctctgagctcttcaggcagttcctcgGACCTCATGTTTCTTATTTGCTCTGACGTGAAcggtgagctgtaaggtcttatatagacaggtgtgtggcttttctactcaaagtccaatcagtataatcaaacacagccggACTCCAATGAAGACCAAAATCTCATGGAGGATCGgacgaaatggacagcacccgagttcaatccgTGAGTGTCACGGCAATcgttatggctgtgtgatatttcagtttttcttttttaataaatcagcaaaaatttcaacaatcattttttttttctgtcaatattgggcgctgggtgtacattaatgaggaaaaaaatgaacttaaatgattttaacaaatggctgcaatataacaaagagtgaacatttgaaGGGGGTCTGTGGGTACGGAAATATGTATACGcaaagcacgcccgcgacccgagtgaggataagcagtaaagacaCGGATAATGATAAGGAACATTTGCAAGTGTTTTTCCCAGAGTAATGCCATTCCGCCGAAAACCTCCACAGCCGAGGCCCATTAAAAACTGGGATAGCAGATACAGCGGGTAGTTGGGGGACAATGCTGTGGTGACAGTCAAAATGAGGACTACGACCAGTGCAATTGGAACTGCTCGTTTACGACCGAAACCCGGAGAAGACAAAACCCGTTCAGGATGGAACGTGATGTCAACGGCGAGATGGATTCGTTTCACTTAGGATTCACCAAAAGGTCCAAATAAGAGACAACCGAGCAAAATGCCAGACATCATCACTGTCTGTGCCACTTCCCGTAAATTAGCCCGCTCGCATACAAGATCAAACTacgataacaaaaaaaaagaaaaagtggtttacaataaatacataaatacgaTTATGTCAGAACAACAATCATCACCTACATCAGTGACTATGGTGGCAGTATAAAGGGAACTGGAGTAGACCCAACCATTCCGGCACGCCGTGGTCTCGTTGATTCCGCCCCCCCCCCTGATGGTTCCGATGTCCCAGTCCACCGGCGCAAACATGCGACACCTGCTGAACGAACCGTCGCGCTCCCGGGGAACGGTCAAGTTCAGCTGCTCATCCGACGTCAGGTTAGCGTCTGCCTCGAGGATCCAGTCCGTGTTGCGGTGTCGCTCTGGGTCAGACTGGATGAAAAATACGCAGGCAAACTCAAAACCTAAAATAATATTCGGGACGCCGAGTGCGCAAACGATGAGCTTCTGGAAAATTCCAAATTCCCCAATGTCCTTGAGGCTATCTCCGAAGGTGGCCGTGTTGAGCAGTTCGAGAACCGTACTCAACCAAGTAATGAGATCAAAACGCGACACGTGAAGCTCGGAGTTCAACTTAAACTGATTGAATTCCACAAGGttcatattaaaaacaattcagGCTGGTAGACCATTTTGACAGTTCCTCAAAGTGGTGGCTGCTAGCTTGCATTTTTAGCCTCCACTGTGAGCTTTTTATGAACGCTGACCAGGCTGCAATATGTGATTGTTGCAGTATAATGACAGTGTCCTATGATAGTAGGTTAAATCATAAAAAGTGCTGTTCACTGGCCTTCTCTGAAAACCTATTGGTGTCACAATGCATCGTTACATAACAGTCACAAGAAAATAGCTGTGGTGGGAAGTACAAGTACTtgtttactgtacttaaatagatTTTCGGATATCTGcgctttacttgagtatttacttTGAAGACTTTTTACCTTtgctctttattttattttattttaggggggcttcaaTGTTCTTCGGCCCTTCCAAAATGATTTGGTTGTTTGTGGTtaggccaatttttttttttttgggagggggggtcTTGGCCCCCCTAAGAATGTATTTGGTACCCCCAACATGCCCAACATGCTagagacttttaaaaaaagattttattttaataacaaaaaaaaaactgcacacagAACAGTATGTATGAACACGCATCAAGAGTACAATCTTaatcaaatatcaaatattaagACTATCATAACcatgcagggaaaaaaaaatcagctttttAATCGCaaaattttataaaatacagaaacGTGCGAGGAATAAAACATCTTGGGTGGGAGAAAAAgtgcagaaaagggaaaaacTCTTATGTGGAAACTACCCAGCAACAGTTCCACACACTTCGGGATCTGCTCACACTCAGACTTTTTGGGAAGATTTCAGTAAATTTGTCATTCTGCTTCTTTAGACtgctttttaaatgattaaaatactgttttcagcttttcctttttttaaaaaaaaatcattaagcGTTAACAATGATAAAGCAACAAATTACCATTGCCCAgtgttcttttttcttcttctcagtatGAGAACTTTggaagttaataaaagaggggaAGTTCTCAAAAAGGGCATTGTATACATAGCCCACACTACATGTCACAAATTTTAGAACACttcgctttttcttttttctttttttcagtcaaaTGTCAAGCAGTTCGAGTTCAATGAATAATTAGAAAGAGTACAAAAGTTAAGTGGTGAACTACGCAAGcatattgcattaaaaaaataactcctGTTtgtctgagtattttttttatatttttctgactaattatttttctcagtttttctgtCAAATTCACCCCCCCGTTTTATGACTATTGTTTCTCCTGTTTTTCGGAGTAATTTTTACTCACTccgaaaaacaggtggaaattagacagaaaaactgagaaaaataattagtcggaaaaacagaaaaataaattcaaaaaaacagaaaaaccatttcaaaaaaacaaagccctcaaaaaaattactcagaaaaaacattatttattttttttaaatccaagtgaatgcCATACGCTTCCGAAGTGAACTGCCagagtatttataaaaaataaacaaataaataaataaaaaaacatttcaacatgttTCAGAATGATACAAATCTCTAGACCTGAACCCCATCAGACTGGTTTGGGATGAACCGGACAGAAGAGTGGAAGCAAATCAACCTGCAAGTGCCACACATTTATGGGAACAGTTTTGGGAAGCACTTACTGAAGgatattttatttctattgcaGAAAGAATGCCATGAGTGACTTCAACTGTTTGTATCTGATGGCTTCTTTTATGAGTCAAAAGttcagaatacatttttgtttatagattgattacatgtttttttgttttgtaacgtgatgtgtttatttgttctatGCCTTCATTTTGGAGTACAACGAGGCATTGAAGTGCCAGAATTTCAAcacaataaaaactggaaaaaaaattgggcCGTTCTAAAATTTCTGACCGTAAGTGTATAACTGACAGCGAATGTTAATTTTCCCCTTTTACATTAGTACATTTCCATTAAGAGTCTGTATTTCTGAATCAGTACTTTTTACCTTTacgagagctttttttttttttttttttttttttttttttttacacatacataGTATCTGAACTTCTGTACACCTCTGAACAATCGGGAGTGTAATATATGAGCGCAAAACATCATCCTCCAGAGttgaacattgacattaatGACTGAAGGCAAAATATTCCCAAGTGGATTTGAACCAACGTTAATGTTTCTGTATAAAGATCGGTAAAACCTTATGACTTTACAAGTGTAAAGGGGCCCCGCCATATTTATggtctcatcatcatcatcatcatcatcatcatcatcatcatcatcatcatcatcgtcttGTCGCAGGCTCGTTGAATGCATGCATCAAATGAATTCAATGGAGAAGCTTTCTTAACATATACAATTGTTCACAACGCGGATTTCTCATTTGATACTGGAGTATGTTATCGAGCGGTAATTTCCAAGGTAATTCATCGTCATCGGGTCATTTTCCCCcttcgaaaaaaaaacaaaaaaaaaccgctCCCCCAAATGTCTTGTGGCATTGTATGATCTTACGAAACACTTGCACATAGGGATTCGATACTGGCATTAGACACGAAACCtcgctttattattttttaatacttaTATACATGAAGTGAAACTATCATAAACACAGCCCAGTCAAATTATTCCACACTTACCTGGAGAACTCATCGAATTGTGCATGAACATATTTATTTAGTCACTGAGAGCACAAGATTATCcaattaaaatcatttattaagTTATGCTCAATATTGTGAGCTTGTGGACACACAACACAGCATGCAATATGGAGACTAAAGTTTCGTcgattttcttcttttgtgctCAATCTGCCTTAACTCGGTTCCTGTTTTCTTTGAAACATTTCtggaaggagagaaaaaaaaaacacacacacacaaacaaagtaaAGAATCTGTTTGCTTAGaacaataaaattttttttgtaattaccaAAATAGTTTgactttatataaaaaataaatacataaataaataaataaaagttatatTATGACCTGGGTTCCCTTTTTCACCCGAAGAAAGATCTCGATAACAAGAGCAGCAAATgcagcaaataaatattttgctttCTTTATACTGTGAGTTATACAAGTTATTATCGCAAGCTCACCTCTAATATGCCTCATCCGTTCTCTTAGTAATTTTACCATGCAGGATATTACAGCATTGTATGAATGAACTAAAGAACACTGTAATTTTTCTTCAATATCCTCGTTGTTTATATTCTACTCCTAAACTTAAAATCCATAAAGAAATAGTCATTGATTTACGAGGGGTTAGCTCAGACTGGCACATTCGTCTACTTACCTATAGTTTAACCAAACGCACACCCACCCACAGACTAACAATGATCTACCAAACATCTCAATCGTGGCGTCACACGACACCAGTCCCATTAGTTGGTTTACCTATTATCCGCGACCTCACTGGCGGATTCAGGCAGTTCTTTTCTTCTGGTTTCAGGGAGAAGGAAACCAAGAGCTGCAGTGAACACAGTCAGGCTGCTGAAAATGATGATGGGTAGGGACACGTGGTATACGGCCAACATGTTGACCAGCGGAGCCAGCAGTCCGGCTCCTCTCATCGCTATGGCCCCAAAGCTAACAGCCGTTTGCCTGAAAGGAGgagaatgaaaatgtatcgcTCCACATCCACAGCTGCTTATTATTCAtccggggcgtaccccgcctctcatccaCACTCGGTTTCCCTCGGAGCCGGTGCGCTACAGGATGAACGGTATAGAAAACTCACGGGTATTTTGCGTACCTGGCTGAAGTGGGAAACAGCTCTTGAGAGTAGACCATACATATCGATGTAGCCCCATTTAAAAAGAACTTGCCTGCAGTTACAAGAGCCGTAATAACCACAGGGTCGTCTGGAACGAGAGTTCACGTAACGGGCAGTTGAATTTaaacagctgtgtgtgtgtgtgtgtgtgtgtgtgtgggggattAGCAGGTCACCTTGTGAGAAAGCCAACGTCAAGAGGCAAACAAAGCCACCAGTCAGAAGTGTTAAAATGAGGGATATTTTCCTGCCCAACAATTCCAAAACCCAAATGCACAGGAGGTGTACGGGCACTTCCGAGAAGCCAAAGATGAATTGCACCAGAAAGATGTCCAATCCAAATTTACCCACATTGAGAATAAGACAGAAGTAGCCGAGATTGACCGAAAACCTAAAAgggaaaatcaaatcaaaagggATTTAAGCATGTTAAAGCTACAATTCAAGAATAGCAAATAGAATGAGTGAACTCCCGTTCATCGCAGGGGA
This window contains:
- the LOC133411698 gene encoding LOW QUALITY PROTEIN: solute carrier family 22 member 13-like (The sequence of the model RefSeq protein was modified relative to this genomic sequence to represent the inferred CDS: deleted 1 base in 1 codon) — encoded protein: MNLVEFNQFKLNSELHVSRFDLITWLSTVLELLNTATFGDSLKDIGEFGIFQKLIVCALGVPNIILGFEFACVFFIQSDPERHRNTDWILEADANLTSDEQLNLTVPRERDGSFSRCRMFAPVDWDIGTIRGGGGINETTACRNGWVYSSSLYTATIVTDFDLVCERANLREVAQTVMMSGILLGCLLFGPFGESYGRKRAVPIALVVVLILTVTTALSPNYPLYLLSQFLMGLGCGGFRRNGITLGKTLANSGIGASNRSWGACATQICGAVGQAILAGLIYVVREWRVAQLITAALLLAIAISIWFVPESARWLLDRGRTEEAKELLFKVAAINKRRFSDTLLEKVRLTATIRLCNYHCILILIQSSVLRKYFLAILFTWFSLNVALYCISFNVGNFGSDIFLTQFIFGLTEIPAHLLCIWQLEALGRRISFISTLLIGGSVCMLMLIFKQGNPVAFTALATSGRFVINWASTICNVYVQELFPTSCRPTASGLGSVASRAGGLIAPVVNMLATYHWSIPIISFSGLTLVSGSLCFLLPETRGIELPDSIDEAESIRNKKTTNKENNSNIIQMKSSKL